Proteins encoded within one genomic window of Arachis ipaensis cultivar K30076 chromosome B08, Araip1.1, whole genome shotgun sequence:
- the LOC107612666 gene encoding uncharacterized protein LOC107612666, whose translation MASKLVLIIVFVFDLIAFGLAVAAEQRRSTARVVQDREVNYNYCVYDSDIATGYGVGAFLFLMVSQVLIMVASRCFCCGKALTPSGSRACAIILFIICWVFFFIAEVCLLAGSVENAYHTKYRTLFVENPPSCETVRKGVFAAGAAFTFFTAIVSEFYYINYSSARDKFNSYPGAETGVGMGTYK comes from the exons ATGGCTTCCAAGCTCGTTCTCATCATTGTCTTCGTCTTTGACTTGATTGCTTTTGGTTTAGCTGTGGCTGCTGAACAGAGAAGAAGCACT GCTAGAGTTGTTCAGGACAGAGAAGTGAACTACAATTACTGTGTCTATGACTCGGACATAGCAACTGGCTATGGTGTTGGTGCATTTCTGTTCCTCATGGTTAGTCAAGTACTCATAATGGTGGCGAGTCGATGCTTCTGTTGCGGGAAGGCTTTAACCCCCAGCGGTTCGAGGGCCTGCGCCATCATCCTTTTCATAATCTGCTG GGTGTTTTTCTTCATAGCTGAGGTGTGCTTGTTGGCTGGATCAGTTGAAAATGCATACCACACCAAATACAGAACCCTCTTTGTGGAGAACCCGCCTTCATGCGAGACAGTTAGGAAGGGAGTTTTCGCGGCCGGCGCCGCATTCACCTTCTTCACTGCCATAGTCTCTGAGTTCTACTACATCAACTACTCAAGTGCTAGGGACAAGTTCAATTCATATCCTGGTGCTGAAACTGGTGTGGGCATGGGAACCTACAAATGA